The nucleotide window TCACCTGTTTCGTTCCGCTGCCGGTCCATTGATACGATTCCGATTTCTTTTTATTCGATACTTCGTTACCTTCCTCATCCAGTTCGATCGTCGTCGTATCGATTTTTATTGTGTTCTTCAGTTTTTTCCCGTCGGGATAGGTAACCTCGTAGTCAAAGCCGCCCATTTCGTTCCCAACCCCCATCGCGGTGGTCACATAGTACAGCTTCTTCCCGTCATAGAGAACAATGACTTCCCCGTAAGGGCAGTCGCATGCCCCGTAATCGAACCCGATTACGATAGGCTTCGCGGTTGGGGTGAATACCGCGTCATCGACTACTTTGATCGCGACCGTATGCCCTAGTACGGAGGTATCGAATAACGGATTGACGAACGCGGGAAGATCGCCGCTCTCCGCGATAATTTTCCCGTTCTGCACGAGACGCACGTTAATGTATAAATTATATTCCTTGATCGACGTCACCCCGACCAGTACGGTGACCTTCTTCTTTCCCATGATGTCGCCGATATAGGCAGTTTTGGAGATCAGCCCGCCCCAAATATATCCTTCCCCGGTTTTCCCGTCGCTTCCGGTGTATTCCACCTTGTACCATTCCTCTCTATATCCGTTCTGTTCCAGATAATTCCCTTCGTCTACCCCGATAATATTTACCTCTGACGCGATAGGTAATTGCGCGATTACTTTC belongs to Brevinematales bacterium and includes:
- a CDS encoding SH3 domain-containing protein — its product is MKKIFIAVTALVLLQTAGASPEMIGQYGFNKYEESETVVLYGDKVNVRDKASVDGKVIAQLPIASEVNIIGVDEGNYLEQNGYREEWYKVEYTGSDGKTGEGYIWGGLISKTAYIGDIMGKKKVTVLVGVTSIKEYNLYINVRLVQNGKIIAESGDLPAFVNPLFDTSVLGHTVAIKVVDDAVFTPTAKPIVIGFDYGACDCPYGEVIVLYDGKKLYYVTTAMGVGNEMGGFDYEVTYPDGKKLKNTIKIDTTTIELDEEGNEVSNKKKSESYQWTGSGTKQVK